The genome window TTTTTGCCGCCCTGGTAGCGGGCGTAGCCTTCCTCTTCTACCGGTACCTGACCCGCGAGTCGCGCCTGAAACAAGCCGCGGTAGCCGCTGAATTTCCGGCCGAGTGGCGGCAGATTCTCGCTGAGCGGGTGGCCTTTTACCTCTCGCTCACGGCCAAGGACAAGCAGCGCTTCGAGAAAAAGGTGCAGGTGTTTCTGGCCCAAACGCCCATTACGGGCATTCAAACCGACATCGACGAAACGACCCGGGTGCTGGTAGCCGCCTCGGCCGTCATTCCCGTCTTCGGCTTTCCCGACTGGGAATACGCCAACCTGAGCGAGGTGCTGGTAGTGCCCGACGCCTGGACCCAACAGCGTGACCCCAACAAGGAATTCGTAGGTCTGGAAGGCACCCTGCTGGGTAGCGTGCAAGGCTTTCAGACGTCCCACTACATGCGCCTGTCGAAAACCTCCCTGGAGCAGGGCTTCAAGGATGCCCTAGACAAGCAGAACGTGGGTATTCATGAGTTTGCGCACTTGCTGGACGAGGCCGATGGCGTGATTGACGGCGTGCCGGCCCTGGCCCTACCCGCCGAGCTGCGCCCCGAGTGGGAAGCCGTGATGCAACGCGAAATAGCCGCCATCCGGGCCGGCAGCTCCGAAATCAACGATTACGCGGGCACCAACGAGGCCGAGTTCTTTGCCGTGGTAACGGAGTATTTCTTCGAGAAGCCCGAAAAGCTGCAGGAACACCACCCCGAGCTGTACCAGCTCCTAAGCCGAGCCCTGCGCCAGAACCCCAAA of Hymenobacter sublimis contains these proteins:
- a CDS encoding zinc-dependent peptidase: MQYFIFAALVAGVAFLFYRYLTRESRLKQAAVAAEFPAEWRQILAERVAFYLSLTAKDKQRFEKKVQVFLAQTPITGIQTDIDETTRVLVAASAVIPVFGFPDWEYANLSEVLVVPDAWTQQRDPNKEFVGLEGTLLGSVQGFQTSHYMRLSKTSLEQGFKDALDKQNVGIHEFAHLLDEADGVIDGVPALALPAELRPEWEAVMQREIAAIRAGSSEINDYAGTNEAEFFAVVTEYFFEKPEKLQEHHPELYQLLSRALRQNPKKRFLRLAVDPREWIRSLRTRRKFGRNSPCPCGSGKKYKDCHLLQQEQAA